In Novosphingobium sp. RL4, the sequence CCGGGGCTGCTGGGTGCCATCGCGCAGCTTTCGCTGCGTCACGGGCCGGACTCGGTGGTCGATTTCCTGCTCCGCTGTGCAGGCGCACGTGAGGCCTGGTTCGGACCGGGATCGTGGCAGGCCGGCGATATCCGCAGCCACGTCCTGCGCCTGCTTGACCTGCCTGACGAAGCGGGTGACGAATTGCTCGCCGAAATGTGCAGCGACGATGCTTTCGACGTCCGCTCGCTGCGCAAATGCTGCGAGGTTCTGGCCGAATGGAACACCGCCACCGCGCACAAGGCAACCGACGTCCTGGTTCCGTGGCTCACCTGGAGCCCGGCGAAGCGGGCGGAGGGGATCGACGATCTCCACGCCGCGCTGTTCACCAAGGACGATGGCGTTCGCAGCCTCAACCACTTGTCCAAGCGCGATCCGGATTACGAAGGCTATGCCGTGCGCGTAGGCGAGAGCGTTGCGCGAATCCGCGAGACCAAGGCGCTGCTGGGCCTTGCCGAGAGGCTGGTGCCCGCGCTGCGGCTCGGCCGTGCCTTCGCGCTCGCCTGGGACGAGGCCAAGCAGCGCGAAGGGCTGATCGATTTCGACGACCAGATCCGCCGTGCCGCCGATCTGTTGCGCGGACAGGCCTCTGCCGACTGGATCCGCTACAAACTGGATCGCCGGTTCGACCATATCCTGGTTGACGAGGCGCAGGACACCAATGCCGCGCAGTGGGATATCGTCTTCGCCATGGCGGAGGAGTTCTGGGCAGGCGAGGGGCAGCGCGAAGGCCATCCCCAGAACCTCATGCGCACGCTCTTCGTCGTGGGCGATTACAAGCAGGCGATCTTCCGTTTTCAGGGCACCAGCCCCGAGAACTTCCGCCGGGCCGCGGACCGGGTGCGCGGCAAGATGCGTGAGGCGGCCGACAATGCGGATATGTTGCGCAGCGGTATAGCCGCGCGGCCGCTCATGGAACTGGGGCTGGACCGCAGCTTCCGCACCGCGCAGCACGTCCTCGATTTCGTGGATCAGGCCATCTCCGGCATCGGCCATGCCAGCTTCGGGCTCGACCGTCCGGCCGGGCGGCATGTCGGGCAGGAAAGGCCGGGCTACGTCGCCTTGTGGAAGCCTGTCTCCGAGCAGATCGGCGAAGACGATGACGAGCCTCTCGAAGACGACGACAACGACGGGCAGCAGCCCAACTGGCTTTCGCGACCGGACCGCCAGATGGCCGAGCGCATCGCGCAGCAGGTACGGGAATGGCTCGATCCATCCGGCCCGGGCTTCACGCTGAACAAGGGTAGTCCTCGCCGTGCAGGTGCGGGCGACATCATGGTCCTGGTGCGCCAGCGCAAGGAGCTTGCCGGGCTGATCGTTGCGCGGCTTCATGCGGCGGGCGTGCCGGTGGCGGGCGTCGACCGTCTGCGTCTGGGCGCGCCGCTGGCGGTGAAGGACCTGATCGCCGCGCTGCGCTTCGCGGTGCAGCCGCTCGACGATCTCAACCTTGCCGCGCTGCTGGTTTCACCGCTCATCGGCTGGAGCCAGGCCCAGTTGCTGCAACATGGCTACCGGGACAGGAACCGCCGCCTGTGGGAGCATCTGCGGGCGCAATCCGGGCCCGAGATCGCGGCCGTTCTCCAGCAACTTGGGCCACTGCTGGCGCTGGCGGATTACGAACCGCCACTGGCGCTGCTGCACTGGCTGCTGGTCGGTCCCTGGCAGGGGCGGCGCAAGCTGGTCGCACGGCTCGGCAGCGAGGCCAATGACCCGATCGACGAACTGGTCAACGCCGCGCAAGCCTACGTCGCCACGGACACGCCCAGTCTTGCGGGCTTCCTCGCCTGGTTCGACGCGGGCGACGGCGAGCTGAAGCGCGAGGCGGATGCGGCCTCCGGTCTGGTCCGGGTGATGACGGTGCATGGCTCGAAGGGGCTGCAGGCGCCCATCGTGATCCTGGCGGACGCCACCGGCAACCCGGAAGCCGCGCGCGACCGGGGTTTCGATCTGTCCGATCCGCGCGATGAACGCCGCAAGGTGCCGCTGCCTCCGCTCTCGAAGGAAGAGAAGGTCGGCCGCATCGCCGCGCAGATCGCCGCCAATCGCGAGGGGGATGAGCAGGAACACTGGCGCCTGCTC encodes:
- the addA gene encoding double-strand break repair helicase AddA; amino-acid sequence: MSGPAAVHPLHGNQMLAVNPRDTVWLSASAGTGKTQVLSSRVLRLLLQENVEPSQVLCLTFTKAGATEMAARINGTLAEWVRLEDTLLFQRLDAIGAPTDPDTRARARTLFTAVLDSPGGGLRIDTIHAFSQWLLATFPLEAQLVPGTRPMEDRERALLARQVLADLLVSAENDPFDGPGLLGAIAQLSLRHGPDSVVDFLLRCAGAREAWFGPGSWQAGDIRSHVLRLLDLPDEAGDELLAEMCSDDAFDVRSLRKCCEVLAEWNTATAHKATDVLVPWLTWSPAKRAEGIDDLHAALFTKDDGVRSLNHLSKRDPDYEGYAVRVGESVARIRETKALLGLAERLVPALRLGRAFALAWDEAKQREGLIDFDDQIRRAADLLRGQASADWIRYKLDRRFDHILVDEAQDTNAAQWDIVFAMAEEFWAGEGQREGHPQNLMRTLFVVGDYKQAIFRFQGTSPENFRRAADRVRGKMREAADNADMLRSGIAARPLMELGLDRSFRTAQHVLDFVDQAISGIGHASFGLDRPAGRHVGQERPGYVALWKPVSEQIGEDDDEPLEDDDNDGQQPNWLSRPDRQMAERIAQQVREWLDPSGPGFTLNKGSPRRAGAGDIMVLVRQRKELAGLIVARLHAAGVPVAGVDRLRLGAPLAVKDLIAALRFAVQPLDDLNLAALLVSPLIGWSQAQLLQHGYRDRNRRLWEHLRAQSGPEIAAVLQQLGPLLALADYEPPLALLHWLLVGPWQGRRKLVARLGSEANDPIDELVNAAQAYVATDTPSLAGFLAWFDAGDGELKREADAASGLVRVMTVHGSKGLQAPIVILADATGNPEAARDRGFDLSDPRDERRKVPLPPLSKEEKVGRIAAQIAANREGDEQEHWRLLYVAMTRAEEALFIGGALGRRDRDGPAEKSWYANLRALFPAEAEVEDPIWGTRCEHGPPPAPLPAEVRSVELPLREPLPRWLERAPPAEPRPPRPLAPSSLGEDDAPDPPFPPGAGRDALRRGTLVHKLLERLPQVEADMREESGWQWLARNAADLPEDTREAMLASAMAVLANPDWAELFGPASLAEVPVAAVVGGQVVAGTIDRLVVEPERIRLVDYKTARRPPERLEQVPRGVLRQMGAYAAALEVAFPGRAVEVALLYTTVPRLIEVPAEVLAVHKPDFSPAQ